In a single window of the Chiloscyllium punctatum isolate Juve2018m chromosome 25, sChiPun1.3, whole genome shotgun sequence genome:
- the LOC140496053 gene encoding ankyrin repeat domain-containing protein 46 isoform X1 — protein sequence MSYVFINDSCQTGVPLLQACIDGDLAYAKRLLESGFDPNIRDGRGRTGLHVAAARGNVDICRLLHKFGADLLATDNQGNTALHLCGHVDSIQFLVSNGLKIDICNHHGATPLILAKRRGVNKDAIKLLESLEEQEVKGFNRGAHSKLEIMQTAESESKQEAQNSTIRGWETDHQPLSAMESHSLLNPNLQNTDGVLSSFRSTWQEFVDDLGFWRVLLLIIVIALLSLGIAYYVSGVLPFVENQPELVH from the exons ATGTCGTACGTGTTTATTAACGATTCCTGCCAGACCGGGGTGCCGCTGCTGCAGGCCTGCATCGACGGGGACCTGGCGTACGCCAAGCGGCTGCTGGAGAGCGGCTTCGACCCGAACATCCGCGACGGCCGAGGCCGCACCGGCCTTCATGTGGCCGCCGCCCGCGGCAACGTCGACATCTGCCGCCTGCTGCACAAGTTCGGGGCGGACCTGCTGGCCACCGACAACCAGGGCAACACCGCCCTGCACCTCTGCGGGCATGTGGACTCCATCCAGTTCCTGGTGTCCAACGGACTCAAAATTGACATTTG CAACCATCATGGCGCCACCCCACTCATTTTGGCAAAACGTCGAGGAGTGAACAAAGATGCCATCAAGTTGCTGGAGTCCTTGGAGGAGCAAGAGGTGAAAGGATTCAACCGTGGAGCTCACTCGAAATTAGAGATTATGCAAACTGCAGAAAGTGAGAG CAAGCAGGAGGCTCAGAACAGTACCATCAGAGGCTGGGAAACAGACCATCAGCCCCTCAG tGCGATGGAGAGCCACTCGCTCTTGAATCCAAACCTTCAGAATACGGATGGTGTCCTTTCTAGCTTCCGATCCACCTGGCAGGAGTTTGTGGATGATTTGGGCTTCTGGAGAGTTCTACTACTCATTATCGTAATTGCACTGTTGTCTCTTGGCATTGCCTACTATGTCAGTGGTGTCCTGCCCTTTGTAGAAAACCAGCCAGAACTGGTGCATTAA
- the LOC140496053 gene encoding ankyrin repeat domain-containing protein 46 isoform X2: MSYVFINDSCQTGVPLLQACIDGDLAYAKRLLESGFDPNIRDGRGRTGLHVAAARGNVDICRLLHKFGADLLATDNQGNTALHLCGHVDSIQFLVSNGLKIDICNHHGATPLILAKRRGVNKDAIKLLESLEEQEVKGFNRGAHSKLEIMQTAESESAMESHSLLNPNLQNTDGVLSSFRSTWQEFVDDLGFWRVLLLIIVIALLSLGIAYYVSGVLPFVENQPELVH, encoded by the exons ATGTCGTACGTGTTTATTAACGATTCCTGCCAGACCGGGGTGCCGCTGCTGCAGGCCTGCATCGACGGGGACCTGGCGTACGCCAAGCGGCTGCTGGAGAGCGGCTTCGACCCGAACATCCGCGACGGCCGAGGCCGCACCGGCCTTCATGTGGCCGCCGCCCGCGGCAACGTCGACATCTGCCGCCTGCTGCACAAGTTCGGGGCGGACCTGCTGGCCACCGACAACCAGGGCAACACCGCCCTGCACCTCTGCGGGCATGTGGACTCCATCCAGTTCCTGGTGTCCAACGGACTCAAAATTGACATTTG CAACCATCATGGCGCCACCCCACTCATTTTGGCAAAACGTCGAGGAGTGAACAAAGATGCCATCAAGTTGCTGGAGTCCTTGGAGGAGCAAGAGGTGAAAGGATTCAACCGTGGAGCTCACTCGAAATTAGAGATTATGCAAACTGCAGAAAGTGAGAG tGCGATGGAGAGCCACTCGCTCTTGAATCCAAACCTTCAGAATACGGATGGTGTCCTTTCTAGCTTCCGATCCACCTGGCAGGAGTTTGTGGATGATTTGGGCTTCTGGAGAGTTCTACTACTCATTATCGTAATTGCACTGTTGTCTCTTGGCATTGCCTACTATGTCAGTGGTGTCCTGCCCTTTGTAGAAAACCAGCCAGAACTGGTGCATTAA